Proteins encoded by one window of Anaerolineales bacterium:
- a CDS encoding branched-chain amino acid transaminase, with protein sequence MTLPKFAFFDGQIVPYAEAKVGVLTHALNYGTGAFAGIRAYWNLDQQQLYVFRAIDHYRRLLNSARLICAEIDYTAEDLVEITLELLRREGYHEDCYIRPLIYKADETIGVRLHDLRDALAISSIPFDRYIKNDEDARVTVSSWRRIDDNAIPARGKICGAYVNSAMSKTDAARAGFDEVLVLTQDGHLSEGSAMNVFIVRDGVMVTPPITDNILEGITRKTVMAVAAEELGLKVVERPIDRTEIYLSQEILLTGTAAQVTAVTWVDHRPVGEGVMGPVAAELRRLFGDIVRGRNPKYTGWLSPVYVKEQAGAAP encoded by the coding sequence GTGACACTCCCGAAGTTCGCCTTCTTCGATGGTCAGATCGTGCCGTACGCGGAAGCGAAGGTGGGAGTTCTGACGCACGCCCTGAACTACGGGACAGGCGCCTTTGCCGGAATCCGGGCCTACTGGAATCTGGATCAGCAACAGCTGTACGTGTTCCGGGCCATCGACCACTACCGGCGGCTGTTGAACTCGGCCAGGCTGATCTGCGCCGAGATCGACTACACGGCCGAGGACCTGGTTGAGATCACCCTCGAACTGCTCCGTCGCGAGGGTTATCACGAAGACTGCTACATCCGGCCCCTGATCTACAAGGCCGATGAGACGATCGGGGTGCGGCTGCACGACCTGCGCGACGCTCTGGCCATTTCGTCCATCCCCTTCGACCGGTATATCAAGAATGACGAGGATGCGCGTGTCACGGTTTCCAGCTGGCGGCGCATCGACGACAATGCCATCCCGGCGCGGGGGAAGATCTGCGGGGCGTACGTGAACTCCGCCATGAGCAAGACCGACGCCGCCCGGGCCGGGTTCGATGAGGTGCTGGTGCTGACCCAGGACGGCCATCTGTCTGAGGGCAGCGCCATGAACGTGTTCATCGTGCGCGATGGGGTCATGGTGACCCCGCCGATCACCGACAACATCCTCGAGGGGATCACGCGCAAGACGGTGATGGCGGTGGCGGCTGAGGAGCTGGGACTGAAGGTCGTCGAGCGGCCGATCGACCGAACCGAGATCTACCTCAGCCAGGAGATTCTGCTGACCGGGACCGCCGCCCAGGTGACGGCTGTCACCTGGGTGGATCATCGGCCGGTGGGGGAGGGCGTGATGGGGCCAGTGGCTGCTGAGCTGCGGCGCCTGTTCGGCGACATCGTTCGAGGTCGCAACCCCAAGTACACCGGCTGGCTTTCGCCCGTCTATGTGAAGGAGCAGGCTGGCGCCGCGCCCTGA